In Limnohabitans sp. INBF002, one genomic interval encodes:
- a CDS encoding TonB-dependent siderophore receptor, producing the protein MANHSPFLKATRVHAAVALCIASCASAWAQQNPTEITITDKLPARVSGFGDVPAHELPFNTTTIDSATLKDIGAQRLSDALHLDASVTDSYNAPAYWDMLSVRGFTLNNRYNYQREGLPISAETMIPMDNKERIELLKGTSGMQAGTSAPGGLVNYVVKRAPTGVEQKIRNVTISYGDGNNRLVAADLGGRFGNTSEFGYRFNIAHEDLNPYIKNATGHRDLVALAMDFRINSDSKLEWEIEQSHREQIGVNAYSLLGTSDPSTAAFPSSVNPRLNFTYQPWTQPQVFDAFTSTIRFKQNLNNGWLWTTQVGTQHLRMDDRLSYAWGYDCHSITCVNWDRFSPQGNFDLWDYRSENERRKTEVIQTELTGTSSLSGFQHDLTFSVMRYRQLNRLPPMQAYNYAGTGNIDGTGTNTAVPTPYDLNTERSDYTNEFGVKDRIHLSKQTSAWLGLRHIQMNRQSTKTDGSVPVQDQRNVTTPWIAFSHSLDASMTVYASYGEGIETEVTPNKSSYTNRGQALPVLRSHQQEIGIKKQTLSSSWQITWFDITRPVSGCDPMATPCTKQIDGEAHHKGIELSGNTSVKNWNLGGGLTWIDAKRENSNLTPELNGQRPVNVPSYILRGMAEYRYTSVPGLRAGVRFSHEGERNVTGIGDIKLPAWTTLDATAHYDTKINDIASTWTLGINNVANKQYWRESPMQDGHFYLYPGAPRTLRASVQFRL; encoded by the coding sequence ATGGCAAACCATTCGCCATTCTTGAAAGCAACGCGCGTTCACGCGGCCGTTGCACTGTGCATTGCATCTTGCGCGTCCGCTTGGGCGCAACAAAATCCCACCGAAATCACCATCACCGACAAACTGCCTGCGCGCGTGTCTGGCTTTGGTGATGTGCCCGCGCACGAGTTGCCGTTCAACACCACCACCATCGACAGCGCCACACTGAAAGACATCGGGGCACAACGCCTATCGGATGCTTTGCATTTGGATGCTTCTGTCACAGATAGCTATAACGCACCTGCATACTGGGACATGCTCAGCGTGCGAGGTTTCACATTGAACAACCGCTACAACTATCAACGCGAAGGCTTGCCCATCAGTGCCGAAACCATGATTCCGATGGATAACAAAGAGCGCATTGAACTACTTAAAGGAACAAGTGGCATGCAAGCGGGCACTAGTGCACCCGGAGGACTGGTGAACTATGTGGTCAAACGTGCCCCCACAGGTGTGGAGCAAAAAATTCGCAACGTCACCATTAGCTACGGTGACGGGAATAACCGTTTGGTAGCGGCCGATTTGGGTGGACGCTTCGGTAATACCTCAGAGTTTGGCTACCGATTCAATATAGCCCATGAAGACCTCAATCCTTATATCAAAAATGCGACAGGTCATCGCGATTTAGTCGCGTTAGCAATGGACTTTCGAATTAATTCGGACAGCAAATTGGAATGGGAAATTGAGCAAAGCCATCGAGAGCAAATTGGTGTGAACGCATACAGCTTACTGGGGACAAGTGACCCATCTACTGCGGCTTTCCCTTCTTCTGTCAATCCGCGTTTAAATTTCACCTATCAACCTTGGACACAACCCCAAGTATTTGATGCGTTCACGAGCACTATCAGATTCAAACAAAACTTGAACAATGGATGGCTCTGGACAACACAAGTCGGAACGCAACATCTACGGATGGATGATCGGCTGTCATATGCATGGGGTTACGACTGCCACAGTATTACGTGCGTCAACTGGGACAGATTCAGCCCACAAGGCAATTTTGACCTATGGGATTACCGAAGCGAAAACGAACGTAGAAAGACAGAAGTTATTCAAACTGAGTTGACTGGAACATCATCGCTATCTGGCTTTCAACACGATTTGACTTTCAGCGTCATGCGATACCGTCAACTCAATCGTCTACCTCCGATGCAAGCATATAACTATGCAGGCACAGGCAATATCGACGGAACGGGTACCAACACAGCAGTCCCAACCCCATACGACTTAAATACGGAACGAAGCGACTACACGAATGAGTTCGGTGTTAAGGACCGGATACATCTGAGTAAGCAAACCTCAGCTTGGTTGGGTTTGCGTCATATTCAAATGAATCGCCAAAGCACCAAAACAGATGGAAGCGTCCCCGTTCAAGATCAACGTAACGTCACAACACCATGGATTGCTTTCAGTCACTCATTAGACGCATCCATGACGGTGTATGCCAGTTATGGTGAAGGCATCGAGACAGAGGTCACACCCAACAAATCAAGCTACACCAATCGAGGACAAGCACTACCGGTCCTGCGCAGCCATCAACAAGAAATTGGTATCAAAAAACAGACGCTTTCAAGTAGCTGGCAAATCACTTGGTTTGATATCACTCGCCCTGTATCGGGATGCGATCCAATGGCAACACCCTGCACAAAACAAATTGACGGCGAGGCACACCACAAAGGCATAGAACTTAGCGGCAACACTTCGGTAAAGAACTGGAACTTGGGCGGCGGCTTGACATGGATTGATGCAAAACGTGAAAACAGCAACCTTACGCCAGAGCTGAATGGTCAGCGCCCTGTCAACGTACCCTCATACATCTTGCGCGGCATGGCTGAATATCGGTATACCTCGGTCCCAGGGTTGCGCGCAGGCGTTCGCTTTTCTCACGAGGGAGAGCGAAACGTAACCGGCATAGGCGACATCAAGCTCCCAGCTTGGACTACCCTAGACGCCACGGCACATTACGACACAAAAATAAACGACATCGCATCGACTTGGACGTTGGGTATCAACAACGTGGCTAATAAACAATATTGGCGTGAATCCCCCATGCAAGATGGCCACTTCTACCTCTACCCCGGCGCTCCGCGGACTTTAAGGGCCAGCGTTCAATTCCGTCTTTAA
- a CDS encoding TonB-dependent siderophore receptor, which translates to MQELPISVSTINQTTLRDIGAQRVTDALRLDASVSDSYNLPAYWDKLSVRGFALDNRYNYRREGLPISAETIIPMDNKERIELLKGTSGIQSGTSSPGGLVNYLVKRAPTSAEKNIRDVTLSYGPGNNRLVATDLGGRFGQDADFGYRFNVAHEDLDPYIRDTKGYRNLVALAMDWRINRNNRLEWEFEQSHHTQIGVNFYSLLSSGPTQKVLPPTVDGTRNITRQPNSQPGVFDGLTGTVRLKHQLNNGWMWNTQYGSQRLRADDRLTYASGCSSAISDSFCLSPMGNFQIRDYTSENERRMSDAIQTELRGQVQLGGLEHSVQLSLMRQRQMNQMPYSYSDNLVGMTNINGGLTPTPDYNTYRQTSSTDYSTEVAVNDRVRLTDRTQAWFGLRHTQLSRQSMQTDGSAAVQDIRGVSTPWLALSHQLTPHHLVYASYGQGLEARATPNTPNYTNAGQPLPALRSTQREVGIKSQGTHANWQITWFDITRPAISDSGACNTNTASCTQQIDGQAHHQGIELNAQSHLGRWSMGGSAAWLDAKRENATVQTDLNGQRPINVPKYILRGMAEYRSASLVGLRSGLRLSHEGKRNVTEYGDIMLSAWTTVDATTHYDTKVNHVASTWTLAINNLANKHYWRESPKQYGQYFLYPGAPRTIRATIQFHL; encoded by the coding sequence TTGCAAGAGCTACCCATCAGTGTCAGCACCATCAACCAAACCACCTTACGCGACATAGGTGCACAACGCGTCACCGACGCTTTGCGCTTAGACGCATCGGTGAGCGACAGCTACAACCTCCCCGCCTATTGGGACAAACTGAGCGTGCGTGGCTTTGCGCTTGACAACCGCTACAACTACCGCCGCGAAGGTTTGCCCATCTCCGCCGAGACCATCATTCCGATGGACAACAAAGAGCGCATTGAGTTGCTCAAAGGCACGAGCGGCATTCAGTCTGGCACCAGCTCGCCAGGCGGTTTGGTCAATTACCTGGTCAAACGCGCACCCACCAGCGCAGAAAAAAACATTCGTGATGTCACGCTCAGTTACGGCCCTGGAAACAACCGTTTGGTAGCCACAGATTTGGGCGGACGCTTTGGTCAAGACGCTGATTTCGGCTACAGGTTCAACGTGGCTCACGAAGACCTTGATCCTTATATTCGTGACACCAAGGGTTACCGTAATTTGGTGGCCTTGGCCATGGACTGGCGCATCAACAGAAACAACCGATTGGAGTGGGAGTTTGAGCAAAGCCACCACACGCAAATTGGGGTGAACTTTTACAGCTTGCTGTCATCCGGACCAACTCAAAAGGTACTGCCGCCAACCGTGGATGGCACACGCAACATCACGCGTCAGCCCAACTCGCAACCTGGCGTGTTCGATGGTCTGACAGGCACGGTGCGTCTGAAACATCAGTTAAACAACGGCTGGATGTGGAATACGCAATATGGTTCGCAACGTTTGCGTGCCGATGACCGATTGACCTATGCATCCGGTTGCAGCAGCGCCATCAGCGATAGCTTTTGTCTTTCGCCGATGGGTAATTTTCAAATTCGGGATTACACCAGCGAGAACGAGCGACGCATGAGCGACGCGATTCAAACGGAACTCCGCGGTCAAGTTCAATTGGGGGGGCTGGAACACAGCGTTCAGCTCAGCCTCATGCGACAGCGCCAAATGAACCAAATGCCCTACTCGTACAGCGACAACCTGGTGGGCATGACCAACATCAATGGGGGCTTAACCCCAACCCCCGACTACAACACTTACCGACAAACCAGCAGCACTGACTACAGCACCGAAGTGGCCGTCAATGACCGCGTGCGATTAACTGATCGCACACAAGCTTGGTTTGGCCTGCGTCACACCCAACTGAGCCGCCAAAGCATGCAAACCGACGGCAGTGCGGCGGTGCAAGACATACGGGGTGTCAGCACGCCTTGGTTAGCTTTGAGCCATCAACTGACCCCGCATCACTTGGTCTATGCCAGCTACGGTCAGGGCCTAGAAGCACGTGCAACGCCCAACACACCCAATTACACCAACGCAGGTCAACCCTTGCCAGCGCTACGCAGCACCCAACGCGAAGTTGGTATCAAAAGTCAAGGCACGCACGCGAACTGGCAAATCACTTGGTTTGACATCACACGCCCCGCCATTTCCGACTCTGGTGCTTGCAACACAAACACGGCCAGCTGCACACAACAAATCGATGGCCAAGCCCACCACCAAGGCATCGAACTCAATGCCCAAAGTCATTTGGGCCGATGGTCGATGGGAGGCAGCGCCGCATGGCTAGATGCCAAACGTGAAAATGCCACCGTCCAAACAGATCTGAACGGCCAACGCCCGATCAACGTGCCCAAGTACATCTTGCGTGGCATGGCCGAATACCGCTCGGCCAGCCTGGTGGGATTGCGCTCTGGCCTTCGCCTGTCACACGAGGGCAAACGCAATGTCACCGAATACGGTGACATCATGCTGTCAGCATGGACCACGGTGGACGCCACCACACACTACGACACCAAAGTCAACCATGTCGCATCCACCTGGACATTGGCTATCAACAATCTGGCCAACAAACACTATTGGCGTGAATCCCCGAAACAATATGGGCAGTACTTTCTCTATCCAGGAGCACCTCGCACAATTCGCGCAACAATTCAGTTTCACCTCTGA
- a CDS encoding spermidine synthase, with amino-acid sequence MVLTPIELIFGLVGCILAMLIGAWMAKKQARAFSHQSHANADQTVQQNGDLPVVTFADYGDMRFLHLGTPAVQGSMKVSKPFEIHLEYQQRMMGWLLLTDLDQVSHKHAMQLGLGAASLTKFCYQHLKMRTIAIELNPQVITTCRQWFNLPKDNDKLQVVLGDAAEIAGDDQWRGKIDALQVDLYDQDAARPVIDSEDFYRDCRSLLTHEGCMAVNLFGQASNYDESLKKITTAFGKDAVWAFKPTPAGNAIVLALRTPRVFDTNTLQAQAQTIQTRWPLPATKWLKTLAPISKTMTLDRASLS; translated from the coding sequence ATGGTTTTGACCCCCATTGAGCTGATTTTTGGTTTAGTCGGCTGTATTTTGGCGATGCTGATTGGCGCTTGGATGGCAAAAAAGCAAGCGCGTGCGTTTAGCCATCAAAGTCATGCCAACGCAGATCAAACGGTGCAGCAAAACGGCGATTTGCCTGTGGTCACTTTTGCAGACTACGGTGACATGCGTTTTTTGCATTTGGGCACCCCCGCAGTGCAGGGCTCTATGAAGGTGAGCAAGCCGTTTGAAATCCACCTCGAATATCAACAACGCATGATGGGCTGGTTGTTATTGACAGATTTAGATCAAGTCAGTCATAAACACGCCATGCAGCTGGGATTGGGCGCTGCATCACTGACCAAGTTTTGTTATCAGCATTTAAAGATGCGGACCATCGCCATCGAATTAAACCCACAGGTGATAACGACATGCAGGCAGTGGTTCAACTTACCCAAGGACAACGACAAATTGCAGGTGGTATTGGGCGACGCCGCCGAAATTGCAGGCGACGACCAATGGCGCGGAAAGATCGATGCTTTGCAAGTTGATTTGTATGACCAAGATGCTGCCCGCCCAGTAATCGACAGCGAAGATTTTTACCGTGATTGCCGCAGCTTGCTCACCCACGAAGGTTGTATGGCGGTGAACTTATTTGGCCAAGCCTCCAACTATGACGAAAGCTTGAAAAAAATCACAACAGCTTTTGGCAAAGACGCCGTGTGGGCATTCAAACCCACCCCAGCAGGCAATGCGATTGTTCTGGCTTTGCGTACACCTCGCGTGTTTGACACAAACACATTGCAGGCCCAGGCGCAAACGATTCAAACACGTTGGCCTTTGCCTGCAACAAAATGGCTGAAGACATTAGCCCCAATCAGCAAGACCATGACCCTAGATCGTGCAAGCCTCAGTTGA
- a CDS encoding CBS domain-containing protein, producing MGERLTVGEICTREVTFADKDTNLVTAAQLMRRDHVGALVVVDHLNGERKVSGLLTDRDIVTCVIAQGIDPGPLFVEDIMSAPVITVQEDDSLIDLMRTMRTNGIRRVPVVNEKQDLVGLVTLDDVLRLLAQEFGLLVAAIDKSTQREVKRRP from the coding sequence ATGGGCGAACGTTTAACGGTTGGCGAGATCTGCACGCGTGAAGTGACTTTTGCCGACAAAGATACAAATTTGGTCACCGCTGCACAGTTGATGCGCCGCGATCATGTGGGAGCCTTGGTGGTTGTGGACCATCTCAATGGCGAGCGCAAGGTTTCGGGCCTTCTCACGGATCGAGACATCGTGACGTGTGTGATTGCACAAGGGATTGACCCTGGTCCGTTATTTGTAGAAGACATCATGAGCGCGCCAGTGATCACCGTGCAAGAGGATGATTCGCTGATCGATTTAATGCGGACCATGCGTACCAACGGCATCCGTCGTGTCCCTGTGGTGAATGAGAAACAAGATCTTGTCGGGCTTGTCACGCTCGACGATGTGTTGAGACTACTTGCGCAAGAGTTTGGTTTGTTGGTTGCGGCGATTGATAAAAGCACGCAGCGTGAAGTCAAACGTCGCCCCTGA
- a CDS encoding Hsp20/alpha crystallin family protein, translating into MTNLARFNPFRELTEPFGDDFFKGFALRPIYRMTDDHPQMKLDLNEDEKTYFVKAEMPGVHKDEIKVMIDGNQVSVTAEIKKQKEEKEGAKTIRSERYYGKIFRSFTLEQAIDQATAVAKYEDGVLELTLPKKPGNHSKLLKIS; encoded by the coding sequence ATGACTAACTTAGCCCGTTTCAACCCTTTTCGTGAATTGACGGAACCTTTTGGTGACGACTTTTTCAAAGGCTTTGCGCTTCGACCTATCTACCGTATGACGGATGACCATCCACAGATGAAGTTAGACCTGAATGAGGATGAAAAAACCTACTTCGTCAAAGCGGAAATGCCAGGTGTTCACAAAGATGAAATCAAAGTCATGATTGATGGCAATCAAGTGTCAGTGACCGCTGAGATAAAAAAACAAAAGGAAGAAAAAGAAGGTGCGAAGACGATTCGCAGTGAGCGCTATTACGGAAAGATTTTCCGCAGCTTCACTTTGGAACAAGCGATTGATCAGGCAACCGCTGTTGCCAAGTATGAAGACGGCGTGCTGGAACTCACCTTGCCAAAGAAGCCAGGCAACCATTCAAAGCTGTTGAAGATTTCATAA
- a CDS encoding porin family protein: protein MTPHRLLAACILTTLGITAAQAQTSIYPSDIGYYGEVAYTPIELKVDGGETSNPQAMRLIVGKEIHKNWAVEAMYITTVSKDNKTLFDGEITNYGIAIKPKVALTESTELFARVGLTHANITATTGSERTGADVSYGMGLQTKFTPAIYGQVDYMNYYHKDGIRAQGYGISLGYRF from the coding sequence ATGACCCCCCACCGTCTTCTTGCGGCATGCATCTTGACAACGCTTGGCATCACCGCAGCCCAAGCGCAAACCAGCATCTACCCCTCAGATATTGGCTATTACGGCGAAGTTGCCTATACCCCCATTGAACTAAAAGTAGATGGTGGCGAAACATCAAACCCACAAGCGATGCGATTGATCGTTGGCAAGGAAATACATAAAAATTGGGCTGTGGAAGCCATGTACATAACCACGGTTTCCAAAGACAACAAAACTTTGTTTGATGGAGAAATCACCAACTACGGCATTGCCATCAAACCCAAAGTTGCATTGACCGAAAGCACTGAACTTTTCGCACGCGTGGGGCTCACGCACGCCAACATCACCGCGACCACCGGCAGCGAACGAACAGGCGCAGATGTCAGCTATGGCATGGGTTTGCAAACAAAGTTCACACCCGCCATTTATGGACAGGTGGACTACATGAACTACTACCACAAGGATGGCATCCGAGCACAAGGCTACGGCATCTCACTGGGATATCGGTTCTAA